Proteins co-encoded in one Trichoplusia ni isolate ovarian cell line Hi5 chromosome 19, tn1, whole genome shotgun sequence genomic window:
- the LOC113503596 gene encoding cytochrome P450 6B5-like produces the protein MLTVVLALSALLALYLYGTRTFRYWQDRGIKHDPPLPYLGTNRQQYFMKKSMTQMAVEAYLKHPNEKVVGFFRSTRPELIIRDPDIVKRVLLTDFQYFYPRGLNTHKTVIEPLLRNLFFADGDLWRLLRQRMTPAFTSGKLKAMFPLIVERAERLQTRALAAAAAGRPLDARDLMARYTTDFIGACGFGLDADSLNDEDSEFRKLGRSIFHIRVKDAIVAMLKEMFPETFKHLKYTSLTEQPMLDLVAAILKQRNYEPSGRNDFIDLMLECKKKGQMVVESIEKLKPDGTPELATMELSDELIAAQVFVFFAAGFETSSSATSFTLHQLAFHPEIQKKVQQEIDAVLAKHNNQLSFDAIKEMTYLECAFKEAMRIFPPLGFLMRECARTYTIPEVGITIDEGVGILIPLQALHNDPQYFEEPDVFRPERFLPDQLNKYNKFVYLPFGDGPRACIGARLGLMQSLAGLAAVLARCSVTPASATRRYPLLDPKSSIVQSVRGGMPLVFSQRNATH, from the exons ATGCTCACTGTCGTGCTCGCGCTGAGCGCGCTGCTGGCGCTCTACCTGTACGGCACCCGGACCTTCCGGTACTGGCAGGACAGAGGAATCAAACATGACCCACCATTACCATACTTGGGGACAAATAGACAGcaatattttatgaagaaaagTATGACGCAAATGGCAGTGGAAGCATACCTGAAGCATCCAAACGAAAAAGTTGTTGGATTTTTCCGATCCACGCGACCAGAGCTAATTATTAGAGATCCCGACATTGTCAAAAGGGTACTGTTAACTGATTTTCAATACTTTTACCCTCGAGGACTGAACACACACAAGACTGTAATTGAGCCTCTCCTGCGCAACCTGTTCTTTGCGGACGGCGACTTGTGGCGGCTGCTGCGGCAGCGCATGACGCCGGCGTTCACGAGCGGCAAGCTGAAGGCGATGTTCCCGCTGATCGTGGAGCGCGCCGAGCGGCTGCAGAcgcgcgcgctggccgccgccgccgccggccgccCGCTGGACGCGCGCGACCTCATGGCGCGCTACACCACCGACTTCATCGGCGCCTGCGGCTTCGGCCTAGACGCAGACTCGCTTAACGATGAGGACTCCGAATTTAGAAAACTCGGACGCTCCATATTCCATATCAGAGTCAAGGATGCTATTGTTGCTATGTTAAAAGAAATGTTTCCAGAAACTTTTAAGCATCTTAAATATACGTCACTGACAGAGCAACCGATGCTCGACTTAGTCGCGGCAAttctaaaacaaagaaattatgaGCCTTCCGGCCGGAATGACTTCATCGATTTGATGCTTGAATGCAAGAAGAAGGGACAAATGGTAGTTGAGTCTATAGAAAAACTAAAACCCGACGGCACCCCGGAGCTGGCAACAATGGAGTTATCTGACGAGTTAATAGCTGCACAAGTATTCGTGTTCTTCGCGGCCGGTTTCGAGACTTCTTCTTCCGCGACCAGTTTCACATTGCACCAGCTCGCCTTCCACCCGGAGATACAGAAAAAAGTACAGCAGGAGATAGATGCGGTTCTGGCGAAACATAACAATCAACTCAGCTTCGACGCCATCAAGGAGATGACATATTTAGAATGTGCTTTCAAAGAGGCGATGAGGATATTTCCCCCGCTCGGCTTCTTGATGCGGGAATGCGCGCGAACCTACACAATCCCAGAAGTGGGTATCACTATTGACGAGGGCGTAGGTATTTTAATCCCGTTACAAGCGCTGCACAACGATCCGCAATACTTTGAGGAGCCGGACGTGTTCCGACCAGAGCGGTTCCTCCCCGACCAGCTcaacaaatataataagttcGTGTACCTACCTTTTGGCGACGGACCTCGCGCGTGTATTG GTGCGCGCTTGGGGCTGATGCAGTCGCTGGCGGGGCTGGCGGCGGTGCTGGCGCGCTGCTCGGTGACGCCGGCGTCCGCCACGCGCCGCTACCCGCTGCTAGACCCGAAGTCCAGCATCGTGCAGAGCGTGCGAGGAGGGATGCCTCTCGTGTTCTCTCAGAGGAATGCCACTCACTGA
- the LOC113503595 gene encoding cytochrome P450 6B6-like, which produces MIVLAILVILVAALYKYGTRNHNYWKVRGVKHEQPLPIFGTDARRYLLQRSIAQMSAETYWKYPNERFVGYYRGSIPELVIRDPDLVKQIITTDFSYFYSRGLSPAHKVIEPLLRNLFFADGDLWRLLRQRMTPAFTSGKLKAMFPLIVERAERLQTRALAAAAAGRPLDARDLMARYTTDFIGACGFGLDADSLNDEDSEFRKLGKKIFDITLKRTIVVFFKTIFPDVFKNMKFLGQDLEDDIVALVKQIQKQRNFKPSGRNDFIDFLMEWQQRGKIVVESLEQTNPDGSPKPVELEMDDVLVAAQAFIFFAAGFETSSSATSFTLHQLAYHPEVQKKAQDDIDRVLKKHNNRLSYEAIKEMTYLDWVLQEGMRIFPSSGMLLRQCVRPYTIPGTDITIDKGVKINIPLVALHNDPQYFDNPKEFRPERFSPEEVGKRHKFVYLPFGDGPRSCIGGRLGQMQSLAGLAAVLAKFTLSPAENTLRELVSDPKSSIVQNIIGGIPLMFHPRAGVGAADIDSCRSL; this is translated from the exons ATGATTGTCTTAGCGATATTAGTGATTTTGGTAGCGGCACTCTACAAGTATGGTACCAGAAACCATAACTATTGGAAAGTTCGGGGCGTCAAACATGAGCAGCCCTTACCTATTTTTGGAACAGACGCGAGACGATATTTACTGCAACGAAGTATTGCACAAATGTCGGCAGAGACCTATTGGAAATATCCCAACGAGCGTTTTGTGGGCTACTACCGCGGAAGCATACCGGAATTAGTCATCCGCGATCCAGAtcttgtaaaacaaattatcacAACTGACTTCTCGTACTTTTACTCCCGAGGGTTGTCTCCCGCGCACAAGGTCATCGAGCCTCTCCTGCGCAACCTGTTCTTTGCGGACGGCGACTTGTGGCGGCTGCTGCGGCAGCGCATGACGCCGGCGTTCACGAGCGGCAAGCTGAAGGCGATGTTCCCGCTGATCGTGGAGCGCGCCGAGCGGCTGCAGAcgcgcgcgctggccgccgccgccgccggccgccCGCTGGACGCGCGCGACCTCATGGCGCGCTACACCACCGACTTCATCGGCGCCTGCGGCTTCGGCCTAGACGCGGACTCGCTTAACGACGAGGACTCCGAATTTAGAAAACTCGGCAAGAAAATTTTTGATATCACATTAAAACGCACTATCGTTGTGTTCTTTAAGACCATTTTTCCTGACGTGTTTAAGAATATGAAATTCCTTGGACAAGACTTGGAAGACGACATAGTTGCACTGGTCAAGCAAATTCAAAAGCAAAGGAATTTTAAACCCTCGGGCCGTAAtgattttattgactttttaatGGAATGGCAACAAAGAGGTAAAATAGTAGTTGAATCTTTAGAGCAGACGAACCCGGATGGAAGCCCAAAGCCTGTGGAGTTGGAAATGGACGATGTGCTAGTGGCAGCTCAGGCGTTTATCTTCTTCGCAGCCGGCTTCGAGACGTCCTCGTCAGCGACCAGCTTTACCTTGCATCAGCTTGCGTACCACCCGGAGGTGCAGAAAAAGGCGCAGGATGACATTGATCGTGTTCTTAAGAAACACAATAATCGACTGAGCTATGAAGCAATCAAAGAGATGACCTACCTAGACTGGGTCTTGCAGGAGGGGATGCGGATATTCCCGTCGTCTGGAATGCTACTGCGGCAGTGCGTGCGCCCCTACACGATCCCAGGGACTGACATTACCATTGACAAGGGCGTCAAGATTAACATACCCCTTGTGGCGCTGCATAACGACCCCCAATACTTCGACAACCCTAAAGAGTTTCGACCGGAGAGGTTTTCGCCTGAGGAGGTCGGCAAGAGGCATAAGTTCGTGTACCTTCCTTTTGGCGATGGTCCTCGCTCATGTATTG GTGGTCGCCTAGGACAGATGCAGTCGCTGGCAGGTCTGGCGGCAGTGCTGGCCAAGTTCACGCTGTCTCCGGCAGAGAACACTTTGCGCGAGCTGGTGTCGGACCCCAAGTCTAGCATCGTGCAGAACATCATCGGCGGCATTCCGCTCATGTTCCACCCGCGAGCCGGCGTCGGCGCTGCCGATATCGATTCTTGCCGTTCGCTTTAG
- the LOC113503571 gene encoding uncharacterized protein LOC113503571 yields MSDSSDSVKTAGSRNDGHVTRRKKAVRVSNDGREICRAKIKVPPFSPEDPELWFALIEGQFDSHDVTDDGTKFTHVTNNLDIQYAKAVKDIIVNPPAQNRYGKIKTELIKRLSASHEKKVKQLLTHEELGDRKPSQFLRHLQDLAGPSVPEDFVRSIWCNRLPNNIQTVLASQPTHSLEQLADLADRIQELTSPCSVAATSSHSATASHPSDEIAELKRMVQQLTLKLEEHTRASCCATSSRSRPRERLRSSSRQRSRSSSSYKKYTICWFHAKFGERANKCNKPCDYRKAGNATGGR; encoded by the coding sequence ATGAGCGACAGCAGTGATTCTGTAAAAACAGCCGGTTCGAGAAATGACGGCCATGTGACGCGGCGAAAGAAGGCAGTGCGCGTGTCCAATGACGGACGTGAAATTTGTCGCGCGAAAATTAAAGTGCCGCCATTCTCGCCTGAGGATCCGGAACTGTGGTTCGCCCTGATTGAAGGCCAATTTGACAGCCATGACGTCACCGACGACGGCACAAAATTCACGCATGTCACCAACAACCTGGACATCCAGTACGCCAAAGCTGTGAAGGACATCATTGTAAACCCTCCAGCCCAGAACAggtatggcaaaattaaaacagaactcATCAAGCGACTCTCTGCTTCGCATGAGAAAAAGGTCAAGCAGTTGCTGACGCACGAGGAGCTTGGAGACAGAAAGCCATCTCAGTTTCTACGGCACCTCCAAGACTTGGCCGGCCCATCTGTTCCTGAGGACTTCGTCAGGTCTATTTGGTGCAACCGTCTGCCAAATAACATCCAGACAGTGCTAGCGTCGCAGCCGACACACTCCCTGGAGCAGCTTGCGGATTTGGCTGACCGCATTCAAGAGTTGACGTCCCCATGCAGCGTCGCCGCGACGTCATCACACAGTGCAACCGCTTCACACCCATCGGATGAGATCGCGGAGCTGAAGAGGATGGTCCAGCAACTAACCCTCAAGTTGGAAGAGCACACTCGTGCTTCCTGCTGCGCGACCTCCAGCCGCTCGAGACCGCGTGAACGACTGCGTTCATCTTCACGTCAGAGAAGCCGATCCAGCTCCAGCTATAAAAAGTACACGATATGCTGGTTCCATGCGAAGTTCGGGGAAAGGGCTAATAAGTGTAACAAGCCCTGCGACTACAGAAAAGCGGGAAATGCCACGGGCGGTCGCTAA